The Takifugu flavidus isolate HTHZ2018 chromosome 16, ASM371156v2, whole genome shotgun sequence genome contains the following window.
TGCAGCCTCACTGGGCTTTGAGTTGTGTATGTTTCAGTGATGGCGGTGTCGAAGAAATTGTAATTCTCCAGGGAATTTTGGGCCCAGGGAACGACTGGAAAAGCCCTGGGACGGTCCCTCTATCCATGCAGAGCGTTGTTCCCCAGGTTATCATTAGTTTAACAATAGTTTTCCAAGGAAGGATCTAATGTGGTCTACTTTTAAAAGGTTTGCCAAAATATGAGCGTAAAACATTAGCTGCCTTGCAATTAGCCCATAATGAAACCTCATTAACCGAGCAAATTTTATATACCTTATATCTATTAACCTCAGAAAAGATGATTCATGGGGCAATTTTCTGATACACGTCACTGCAACGTCCGGTTATTTCAATAAACTTTCAATAAATTAACCTCCATTTTTGACTGATTTGCAGTCCAAAATTATTTATTGGGCTTTATTAATTTCCAGTCCAAAGTTATGAATAATTTTTtcttgtatatgtgtgtgtgtgtgtgtgtgtggggggggggggggggggggggggggggggggggcagggggggggctTGTTTTTAGGAGTTTAATTCAAAGATGTCTTTGACTATGAGCCTTCCGGGAGGGACTTCCAGAGTTTATTTGTACCAGCAACCCAGGACAACCAGTAGAGTTTTGTCTGGAGATCAGACACTAACTCCTGAAGCAAATGATTCAAGAAACCTGTGAGTCAAACCATGAGACTGATAATATCAGTTAAACAACTAAAgaggagctaaaaaaaaaactgttgttaGAACCGTAACTCCTTATCTTAAAATACAATCAGCTGAGttgtaaaacagaaaatatgaaATAGCTGTTGGATTAAACAAATGACAACACACCCCCTCCATATCTGAAGGGAGAGACAAAGGCTTCTTAAATACTGTCTATTATGTTTACTGGGCCCTTTTAAGTAGCACTGTCCTTTCACGCTTGTGGGATTCTTTCCGGGGACCCCAGCtttctcccacagtccaaagacatgcctTTATGGGACAGGTgaatttggttaaaaaaaaaaaaaaagaagccatgaATGGATCATTAATGTGGTATTTGAAATGTAGTGTTTTGGCAGACTGATGATGAGGGGGGAAAATAGGTTGTCGTCATTATCAAAACAGTAGGCAGGATTACAAGAAAGAGCTGTTGGACAAAGGGGGACACCACAAAACCAAATTCGAGCCCTGTCCCTGATGCCTGTATACTTTGAAAGCATCTAATTCTGGTCCAAGCCACAGAGTTAACTGAAAAAGTATAGAATTCGAATTCTCCATAAAGCTGAGTCAGAAATATTATTACGTACAGTAATCAGAGTTTAATCTATAAAGGACAACTGTTTATGGAAATCTACTGAATTTGTAGTAAAAGTAAGTAAATTATAAAATCGCCTGTTTTTCCCCCAATCGTCATTTCCTGCAAATGGGCGTCGTCATTTCCGGTAAATACGTCAAGCTTCCGTGTTAtcctctgaaaaacaaaacgagcCTGAAGATGGCGTCTTGTAGCGAGGTTGTtaaaatctttgttttatttatatttaattgaattcaCTCGGTGTCAATACAGgatgtttgaaataaaaatgtcaccGATATCACCGAATTTATCTGCTGAGGCCCTATTTTAGTTTGTATATGTTAGTGCGTCgttgtgctaagctaacatcGGATATCCAGCCCCTTGTCACTTTTTTACTTGATTGTTGTTCCTTTAGTGTTTTTCATTAAGATAATTTCTAGTATATTGTGCATATTTTAGTATAGTATAGATTAATTGTTAAAAGCGCTGTTATAATGTGTGATTGTGCGGTGATTTCAGGCGAACGCTAGCAGTGTCGATATCGACGACGAACCAGTAGAAACTGCGGCTTCACTAAAGAGAGAAGCAAGACTACGAAAGTTTCGGGAGTTACATTTAAAACGGGTGagttctctttgtctctttcagccctggctaatgAAAACTCCCTATACGTTCGGTGCCATTTGCCTCATGCCTATGACGTCACTGCCCCCTCAAAGCTTATGGATGGTTTATGGGACGTTTCTATAGAATCTCAACAAATTCCTCTTTTTAACCGCAGAATGAAGCACGAAAACTCAACCAACAGGAGGTTGTGGAAGAGGACAAGAAACGAAAACTTCCCGCTAACTGGGAGGCCAAGAAAGCTAGATTAGAATGGGAGCTCGCTGAAACTCAAAAGAAAAAGGTTCGTTTTTACACCCTTTTCCTCTTAAAATGGTTAAATAGTAAAATTAACTAGCATTGTACTACCATGACTTGATACTGCAAAACTAAATCTCCCAAAAGGTTGTATTCTTTTAGTACTGGTATTTAAGAACAGCATCATGACTACTGTAATTTGAATAAGAGCTTTGCTTTGTACCTTGGCTTCACATCTAAAATAGTTAATAAGTACATAAACCTTGACTTTTAGGAGTGTGCTGCCAAAGGGGAGGACTATCATAGAGTGAAGCTGTTGGAGGTTACTGCGGATGATGCCGAACGGtgggagaggaaaaagaaaaagaagaaccCAGATACTGGCTTTGCAGGTTGCTGACCGTCACATTTACTGATATAGTGTGATGCTTATCAACAAGAGCATTTATAGAATAATTCTGTTAGCATTGGGGTTTGATTTATGCTCAGTGTCTCAGCAAATGTTATGAAAAGgttcaatataatataaaagtCTCTCAAATGGTGTCCCAGCCTGGTCCAGACTGACTGGAGATGATTACTGACACCCTGCACAAGGAGGCTGAGATGTTAAAGGTTGCTGCTACAGAAGCTGCTTGTGAGCTGTATCCCAGCACATTCATGGAAGGGTGAATGGAAAATGTGGGAGAAAGGATAACATCTACCTTGAGCGGATTGGCCCATTGAAGAATATGGAGGAGATTCACACGGGCTGCAGCTTCAGTCGGTGCGTTCGAGGGCCACCTCACGCCTCCACCACTGCTAAAAGTGCCAAGACCTGGTTTAAGAACCGAGGTGTTCCTGTGCTGGGTTGACAGCGAACAGATGGGGCTGGGTTGTGTTGACAGGCAGCCGTTGTCTTCTGGGCATCGAGACTGACGCACTGTTGATATTCTCCACGCTGTCCCGCAGGTTATGCTGAGGCACAGTTCCGACAGTACCAGAGGCTCACCAAACAGATCAAACCAGACCTGGAAAACTACgagaagcagagagaagaaTGGTGAGAGGAATGACTCCCACCACTGCTGGGTGATGATGGAGAACTCCACCAGGCACCTCTGGCTGCAGCGGGGGGCTGGTTCTAGTTCTCTAGTGCCATTTCAAGTCCAGTACAAATGCTTTTTGTCACTATCCATCTGTTTATCTAAGCCCCGGTGACTTGACGGGATGGTTTTCCATGACCTCTGAGTCGTGATGAGGCGATAATGACCCGGACGTGGAGCAAATATCCGTCCGGATTGTTTGCTCCAATTTTCTCATAAAAGGCCGCGAAGGCCGCCTCCGTTATTGGAACTGTAACTGTAAAATTTCTCATTAAGTAAGAGAAATCTCTTTAGAATTGAAATATCACATGTTCACAAAGCATTTTCTGTACGATAACGTGCACCCCCTTGTTTGCCCTGGGGCCAGAGTCGACACAGCTCAAGACTCTTTAAGTCTCAAGTGCACGGCGAGGTCAGACAAAAAATGGGTGCCTGTGGGTTTCAGACCCATTAAGACTGACGCATTCGGGAGCATAAAGGATGCACCGACACATCGTGCCCTGAAACCAAGAGGGTGCACGTTATAGCGAATGGGAAGAGTCAGCCGGAGCGTGTTCATGTGGCTGTTATCTGTGGTCACACATTTCTGAGGTCCTCTTCATCTTTAATCTCTGGTGTCCTACAGCGGTGAAGATTTCCACCCCACTCCCAACAGCCTGATCCACGGTACCCACGTCCCCACAAAGACGGGCATTGACCGGATGGTGGAAGATCTCGAGAAACAGTAAGTGGGAAAAGACGGAGTTTTGTTTGCGGTCTAATTCAAGCGGCCTTTTAGgggttgttgctgtttttcctTAGTGGTGGGAACCTTTACGGCGGATCCTCTTTGGATAAAGTGGTCAAATCTAAATTCATCATCTGGTTCAAAGGCTTTTACGACACCAGT
Protein-coding sequences here:
- the syf2 gene encoding pre-mRNA-splicing factor syf2; translation: MGVVISGKYVKLPCYPLKNKTSLKMASCSEANASSVDIDDEPVETAASLKREARLRKFRELHLKRNEARKLNQQEVVEEDKKRKLPANWEAKKARLEWELAETQKKKECAAKGEDYHRVKLLEVTADDAERWERKKKKKNPDTGFAGYAEAQFRQYQRLTKQIKPDLENYEKQREECGEDFHPTPNSLIHGTHVPTKTGIDRMVEDLEKQIDKRAKYSRRRAYNDDADIDYINERNAKFNKKAERFYGKYTAEIKQNLERGTAV